The DNA sequence GACTACGCCCGGGAGCGGGGCCTGCGTTGGCGGGAAGATGCCAGCAACAGCGATCCCACTTTCCTGCGCAACCGTCTGCGTCATGAGTTGATCCCGTTGTTGCGCACGCGTTTCCAACCCGCCGTGGATGAGAGTTTGCTGCGGCTGGCGGCCATTGCTGCACAAACAGAAGCGGATTTGCAGGAACAAGCGCGCCAGGCATTGCAGCAGGCGGTGCACAGTCGCATGCCGGGGAAAATAGTCCTTGATCTTCAACAATTTTGGAAGTATTTTCGCTCGATTCAAGCGTACGTCGTGCGGGGTGTGATGCAGCAGCTCACGGAGTCGCGCTGCGATTTGACGTTCGACGAGACCGATCGCATTCTCTCCCTCATTGACGCGGCCCGGGTTCGTCCGCTCCGCGGGTCACGCCGTTACCTCTGGCGGAGCAAGGTCGAGGTCGTTGTCGCGCAGACCGAGGTTGCCTTCAGCCGAATCCATCCTGTGGTACCCCCGCGTTTGCTCGAAATCGGAACGCGCTGCCCGGTTCCAGAGGCGGGAATGGTGATCACCATTTCGCGGCACCACCTCCCGCCGGATTGGCGCAAGCACGTAACGGCCCACTCCCAGTGGATTGATGCGGCCGCGGTGAGCGGCGATTTGATCGTGCGTTTCCCGCAAGCGGGCGACCGCTTTCGACCGTTGGGCATGGCCGGTTTCAAAAAGCTGTCGGATTTCCTCATTGACCAGAAAGTGACACGGCATCAGCGCCGTCACATTCCGGTGGTGGCGTGCGACACGGGCATCATCTGGGTGTGCGGCTACCGGCTGGATGAACGCTTCAAGATCGACGCGACGACCACGACTGTGCTGCATCTCGAAGCCGAGCGGCAGTGAGGCGCAGCCAGGGCGCGCACGGCGATTTTCCCCGGGAGGAAAATGAGTGACTGAGCAAACCGCCCGTTTTTATCAAGGCCACTACCAGGTGTTGCTGTCCGCCCAGGAGATCGAGAGCAAAGTGCAGGAGCTCGGCCGTCAGCTGTCCGCCGATTATGCTGGCAAATGCCCGGTGTTCATCGGCGTACTCAACGGTTCTTTCATGTTCATGGCCGACTTGATGAAGGCAATCACCATCGACTGCGAGGTTGACTTCATCAAAATCTCCAGCTACGGCGAAGCCATGAAATCCTCCGGCGTTGTCAAAGTAAAAAAAGACATCGATTGCCATATCGAGGGCCGCCACGTGATCGTGGTGGAGGACATCATTGACTCGGGCCTGTCGGTTACCTATCTTGACCGCAGGCTGCGCGAGATGCGGCCGGCCTCGCTGCGGTTCGTTTCGCTGCTGGTCAAGGATGGCGGCAAGCAGGTGGATTATCATTGTGACTATGTCGGATTTCACATCCCCACACGCTTCGTCGTGGGTTACGGTTTGGACTATGCTCAGAAGTTCCGCAATCTTCGTGAAATCTACACCATGGACTGACGCGGGCAGGCCCCCAGCCCTTTTCTTTCACCTTAAACGCTTCTGGATCTGATGAACAAGAACAGTAAGAAAAAAGAGAGCCCGAACAACTCGTCCAAGCGGAAACGCCCCGCGCCGCCACCGCGGCGGGATGACAACAACAACTTCCAGTGGGCACGGGCCTCACGCACCCTGACCTTTTGGCTGGCGGTTTTGCTGCTGGCAATCTGGATTACCCTCAGTTGGGAGCGGCAGGAGCCGGAGGAAAAGCAGGTCACTTTCAGCCAGTTTATCGAGCTGCTGGAGGGGCAGAAGCTGCAAAAGGTGGTGATCCGCAGCGATGAGATTCAGGGGCAGTTGCGCGCCCCCATGCAACTGGCGGTTGATGAGGCCCGGCAATACACCAACATCAAAGTTTTTCTGCCGCGCGAGCTCTCCTTCGAGACCGTGAGCGCCTGGAATTCGAAATACAACATTGAAGTCGACGTGCGGCCCAAGACCGTGGAGTGGTGGAATTACTTCCTGAATCTGCTGCCCTGGGTGCTGGTCGCCTTTTTCTGGCTTTTCCTGCTGCGCCGCATGCAGGGCGCCGGCACCAAGAGCATCTTCACCTTTGGCCGCTCGCGGGCGCGGCTGGCCAGCAACAACCGGCCGAAGGTGACCTTTGACGACGTTGCCGGCGCGGATGAAGCCAAACAGGAACTGCGCGAGATCATCGAGTTCCTGCGCGATCCAGAAAAGTTTCAGCGCCTGGGCGGCAAGATCCCCAAAGGTGCGCTGCTGCTCGGCCCGCCCGGAACCGGCAAGACGCTGCTCGCCAAAGCCGTGGCCGGCGAAGCCGGGGTGCCGTTCTTCAGCATGTCGGGCGCCGATTTCGTCGAAATGTTCGTCGGGGTCGGGGCCTCGCGCGTGCGCGATTTGTTCGAGCAGGGCCAGCGCAACGCCCCCTGCATTATTTTCATCGATGAGATCGACGCGGTCGGCCGCCATCGCGGCGCCGGCCTGGGCGGCGGGCACGACGAGCGCGAGCAGACGCTCAATCAATTGCTGGTGGAAATGGACGGCTTCGATTCCAATGAAGGCGTGATCCTCATCGCCGCCACCAACCGCCCGGACGTGCTCGATCAGGCGCTGCTGCGGCCCGGGCGCTTCGACCGCCAGATCGTGGTTGACCGGCCGGATGTGCGCGGCCGCGAAGGCATTTTGAAAGTACACACCAAGAAAATTGCCCTGGCCGACAACGTGGACCTGAGCGTGCTGGCCAAGGGCACGCCGGGTTTCTCGGGTGCGGATCTGGCCAACCTGGTCAATGAAGCGGCATTGCTGGCCGCGCGCAAGAACAAAAATCTCGTCGACATGCGCGACCTGGAAGAGGCCAAAGACCGCGTGTTGATGGGCGCCGAACGCCGCAGTCTGTTGATCAGCGAAAAGGAAAAGCGCATCACCGCCTATCATGAAGCCGGGCATGTGCTGGTGGCGAAGTACACCCCCGGCTCCGATCCCATTCACAAAGTCACGATCATTCCCCGCGGCCGGGCGCTGGGCCTCACCACCTCCCTGCCGATGGACGAAAAGCACAACTACTCGAAGAGCTATTGCGAGGCGCTGCTGGTTCATCTGATGGGCGGCCGGGAAGCCGAGAGGATCATCTTCAAAGAAACCACCACCGGCGCCGGCAACGACATTGAGCGCGCCACCGAGCTGGCGCGGCGCATGGTATGCGACTGGGGCATGAGCGATGTCATGGGCCCCCTGGCGTTCGGCAAAAAGCAGGAGGAAATCTTCCTGGGCCGCGAGATCGCCCAGCATCGCGATTACAGCGAGCTGACCGCGCAAAAAATCGACGAAGAGGTGAGGCGGATCGTCATCGAAGCCTCGCAAAAGGCGCACAAAATTCTCAGTGACAATGTGCATCAACTGCACGCCCTCGCCACCGCGCTGTTGGAAAAGGAACTGCTCGACGGCGCGGAAATCGATGCGGTGCTCAACAGCGCCAAGTCGCCCCTGGAGAACGCCGACGAGGCCGGCAACGGCCGTCCCACCGCCGGGAGTGAAAGCACCCAGACGCAACCCGCCACCAAAGTCTGACCGCCATGTCGATGCCAACGGGGACACTCTTCCTCCTCATTGGTTGTGGGGTGCTGTTGCTCGTCCTGTGGAACCTTCACCGCTACAGCAATGCCCTCAGCACCAGGGCATTTCTGGTCGCTGCCTCATTGGTCCTGGCGGCCGGCGTGGCGGCGCAAGTCGCCCTGTCTTGGCGTGAACACCGCCGCTTCGGGGAAGTGGAAAAACGTCTGGTGCTGGCGCCTTTGCTGCACAGCGCGGGCGACACCCTTTCGCTGACTGCGGAAGGCCTGGCGTTCGCCGACATGCTGGCCGCACAACTGCGCCGCACTGGCAGCGGCGCCCTGCATGTCCTGCCGGTGGAATCTCTTTTTGAGCTTGCGGAAATCGATTCCCTGCGGCAACCGGCTTATCTCAGGCGTCTCCTCGGCGAGCTGGGCATCGATTACCTCACTTTCGGGTTTTATGAGCATGTGAATGGGGAGCTGCAGCTCGAAGTGCAGCTCTACGAGCCGGGCCGGTCGCAGCCTCTGCTGCAAGTGCGATCCTCCGCCGGCGGCAATGTCCCTGCGGCGCTCGCTGAAATCAAAACCAAAATACTCACGCCCGTCGGAGTCACCGAACCAGATGCCGCACCGGCACAGCAAAGTGTCATGGTGCCTGCGGCAGACTTGCGCTACTATCAAGCGTATCTCGACTTTCTGCGCCGGGATTATGCGAAAGCCCTGCCGGCTGCCCGCGCTCTCGCCGCCAGTGACAGTTTGACTCCGGCCTTTACGGTGCTGGCCGCGCGCAGCATGCTGCATCAATTGGCGCGGCAGCGGCTGTCCGAGCGCGCCTGGCTGGATACGCTTCGTCCGGTGCTGTCGCGCGTGCTGGCGGCGGTACGGCGCGACAGCCTGCGCGCCGAGAACTGGCTGGCACTGGGCCAGTGTTATCTTTATGCCAGAAAATGGAACGAGGCCGAGCAGGCACTGCGTCGCGCCCGTGCCTGTGATTCGCTGGACAGCAAGATCTATCTCAGCTTCGCCCAATTGCATGTCAGCCGCATCAGAGAATTGGGATTCCAGGACGAACGGGAGTTGTGTGCCCGGGCGCTGGCGCTCAACCCGCTGGACGCCGAAGCCGCGATTGCACTGGCCAACCAGCTTCTGCTCGCCAATCGCCGGGAGGAAGCAATTGCGCTGCTGGAGAAATATCGCCGCCTGAATCCCAATCATTTGCCGGTGCTCATGATGCTGGGCCGCATTTACCTGACACGCAATGAACTGCTGCAAACCCTGCCGCTCTACCAGCACATCCTCGAGCTGGATCCCCGCAATGCCGACGCCTACTACAACCTCGGCATCGCCTACTACAACCAGGAAGATTACGACAACGCCATTCGTTTTTTCGAGCGCGCCCTGCGCCTGAATGACCACGCCGACGCGCGGCTCTATCTCGCCTACATCCATGAAAAACGGCAGGAGATTGACCGGGCGATCCAGTATTTGCGCGAACGCATCCGGTTGAGCACGGGGGAGCACGACACGTTTGCCGCCGAAGCGCGTGAGCATCTTTACAATCTTTTGTTGCGGCGCGGCGAGCTGCCGGAAAACCTGCTGCCCGACAAAATCGAGAAAAAATGATGGCCAGCTATTCGATTCGCCGCCTCTTTCTCGAACATGAAACGGATTTGCAGGCCGAGTTGAAGGGCGAGCGCGGTCCGCGCGCCGAGGAATTCGCGCGTCAGGCGCGCCGCCATCCCTGGGTTCTGAAGATCATCAGCCGGGAGCAGGAGCTTGCCACCAATCTGCTCTCGGCCTTTTCATTGCGCCACCTGCCCTGCTGGCTCGCGGGCCCGAAGGTCGCCTATCTCTTCTCGCATGAGGAGCAACTGCGGGAGTTGGCACAGGGCCGGCAGACATTCGCCAGCCAGGAAGCCGCCTTTGCAGCCGAGCTGCGCGTCTTTCTGGATAATCAAACCCGCACCGAGTTCGTGATCGACAGCCCGTGCTGCAGCATGATCGCCGGCGGACCGACGCTGGTTATGGGCGTGCTGAATTGCACGCCGGATTCCTTCTATGACGGCGGCCGGTATCGCAGCCACGAGCAGGCGATCGCGCACGGCCTGCAAATGGCCGCGGCCGGTGCCGACATCATCGATATCGGTGGCGAATCCACCCGGCCGCGCGGCGTCTACGGTGAAGGCGCGGAGCCGGTCCCGGCAGAAGAGGAGATGGAACGGGTGCTGCCGGTGATTGCCGCCCTCAGCCAGCAAGTGGAAATTCCTCTCAGCATTGACACCTACAAAGCCGCGGTGGCAGAAGCCGCGCTCAAAGCCGGCGCCGCGATCGTCAACGACATCAGTGGCTTTTTGTTCGACCCGCAAATGGCGGAGACCGTGGCCCGGCACCAGGCCGTGGCGGTTTTGATGCACATCAAGGGCACGCCG is a window from the candidate division KSB1 bacterium genome containing:
- the tilS gene encoding tRNA lysidine(34) synthetase TilS — its product is MAKPAVQGLWWRFRQHWEQQAFAPRGARLLLAVSGGLDSRVMVDLFCALAGEWELTLAIGHVHHQLRGAEADADALFVEALARDCHLPFLIQKVEVREFAREQHLSLEAAARKLRYRALAALCRQAECQAVVTAHTRDDQVETILAHVLRGTGLAGLAGMAMRRPSPEGGVIVLRPLLSFSRRELQDYARERGLRWREDASNSDPTFLRNRLRHELIPLLRTRFQPAVDESLLRLAAIAAQTEADLQEQARQALQQAVHSRMPGKIVLDLQQFWKYFRSIQAYVVRGVMQQLTESRCDLTFDETDRILSLIDAARVRPLRGSRRYLWRSKVEVVVAQTEVAFSRIHPVVPPRLLEIGTRCPVPEAGMVITISRHHLPPDWRKHVTAHSQWIDAAAVSGDLIVRFPQAGDRFRPLGMAGFKKLSDFLIDQKVTRHQRRHIPVVACDTGIIWVCGYRLDERFKIDATTTTVLHLEAERQ
- the hpt gene encoding hypoxanthine phosphoribosyltransferase; the encoded protein is MTEQTARFYQGHYQVLLSAQEIESKVQELGRQLSADYAGKCPVFIGVLNGSFMFMADLMKAITIDCEVDFIKISSYGEAMKSSGVVKVKKDIDCHIEGRHVIVVEDIIDSGLSVTYLDRRLREMRPASLRFVSLLVKDGGKQVDYHCDYVGFHIPTRFVVGYGLDYAQKFRNLREIYTMD
- the ftsH gene encoding ATP-dependent zinc metalloprotease FtsH — protein: MAVLLLAIWITLSWERQEPEEKQVTFSQFIELLEGQKLQKVVIRSDEIQGQLRAPMQLAVDEARQYTNIKVFLPRELSFETVSAWNSKYNIEVDVRPKTVEWWNYFLNLLPWVLVAFFWLFLLRRMQGAGTKSIFTFGRSRARLASNNRPKVTFDDVAGADEAKQELREIIEFLRDPEKFQRLGGKIPKGALLLGPPGTGKTLLAKAVAGEAGVPFFSMSGADFVEMFVGVGASRVRDLFEQGQRNAPCIIFIDEIDAVGRHRGAGLGGGHDEREQTLNQLLVEMDGFDSNEGVILIAATNRPDVLDQALLRPGRFDRQIVVDRPDVRGREGILKVHTKKIALADNVDLSVLAKGTPGFSGADLANLVNEAALLAARKNKNLVDMRDLEEAKDRVLMGAERRSLLISEKEKRITAYHEAGHVLVAKYTPGSDPIHKVTIIPRGRALGLTTSLPMDEKHNYSKSYCEALLVHLMGGREAERIIFKETTTGAGNDIERATELARRMVCDWGMSDVMGPLAFGKKQEEIFLGREIAQHRDYSELTAQKIDEEVRRIVIEASQKAHKILSDNVHQLHALATALLEKELLDGAEIDAVLNSAKSPLENADEAGNGRPTAGSESTQTQPATKV
- a CDS encoding tetratricopeptide repeat protein, which encodes MLLLVLWNLHRYSNALSTRAFLVAASLVLAAGVAAQVALSWREHRRFGEVEKRLVLAPLLHSAGDTLSLTAEGLAFADMLAAQLRRTGSGALHVLPVESLFELAEIDSLRQPAYLRRLLGELGIDYLTFGFYEHVNGELQLEVQLYEPGRSQPLLQVRSSAGGNVPAALAEIKTKILTPVGVTEPDAAPAQQSVMVPAADLRYYQAYLDFLRRDYAKALPAARALAASDSLTPAFTVLAARSMLHQLARQRLSERAWLDTLRPVLSRVLAAVRRDSLRAENWLALGQCYLYARKWNEAEQALRRARACDSLDSKIYLSFAQLHVSRIRELGFQDERELCARALALNPLDAEAAIALANQLLLANRREEAIALLEKYRRLNPNHLPVLMMLGRIYLTRNELLQTLPLYQHILELDPRNADAYYNLGIAYYNQEDYDNAIRFFERALRLNDHADARLYLAYIHEKRQEIDRAIQYLRERIRLSTGEHDTFAAEAREHLYNLLLRRGELPENLLPDKIEKK
- the folP gene encoding dihydropteroate synthase — its product is MMASYSIRRLFLEHETDLQAELKGERGPRAEEFARQARRHPWVLKIISREQELATNLLSAFSLRHLPCWLAGPKVAYLFSHEEQLRELAQGRQTFASQEAAFAAELRVFLDNQTRTEFVIDSPCCSMIAGGPTLVMGVLNCTPDSFYDGGRYRSHEQAIAHGLQMAAAGADIIDIGGESTRPRGVYGEGAEPVPAEEEMERVLPVIAALSQQVEIPLSIDTYKAAVAEAALKAGAAIVNDISGFLFDPQMAETVARHQAVAVLMHIKGTPADMQADPSYENLLDEIYLHLQARVEAALQAGIPRERLIIDPGIGFGKRLEHNFEILRRLAEFHGLGCPILVGPSRKSFVGTVLNLPPDQRLEGTAAAVALAVKNGAHLVRVHDVEEMRRVVHIADLIAGRFGYTT